A single Salminus brasiliensis chromosome 20, fSalBra1.hap2, whole genome shotgun sequence DNA region contains:
- the LOC140542368 gene encoding alveolar macrophage chemotactic factor-like — protein sequence MPLTDRLLLVATAVCCFSTLFAFPVECTIDHNCRCLTTTTSYISPRHIRRIQIFPPAAHCHNIKFLITLKNNNTVCVDHEAKHFNRIIKAVQNRTVYRTKSPVPT from the exons ATGCCACTCACTGACCGTCTCCTGCTGGTAGCTACCGCTGTCTGCTGCTTTTCCACCCTGTTTG CCTTTCCGGTGGAATGTACCATCGACCATAATTGCCGCTGCCTGACCACCACCACCTCTTACATCTCTCCCCGGCACATCCGGAGGATCCAGATCTTTCCTCCAGCCGCCCACTGCCACAACATTAAATTCCT GATCACCTTAAAGAACAATAACACTGTTTGTGTGGACCATGAGGCGAAGCATTTCAACCGCATCATTAAAGCTGTACAGAATAG gacagtgtaCAGAACCAAATCTCCCGTCCCAACCTGA
- the LOC140542093 gene encoding growth-regulated alpha protein-like, producing the protein MRLCARLLLVATALCCFSTLFAFPMEGFGSDHYCRCLQTTASRIFPRHFQRIEIFPPAANCRNTEVLITLKNNNKVCLDPEELWVQKIIKKLQNRSTKSPIPT; encoded by the exons ATGCGCCTCTGTGCCCGTCTCCTGCTGGTAGCTACCGCTCTCTGCTGCTTTTCCACCCTGTTTG CTTTTCCCATGGAAGGCTTTGGCAGTGACCATTATTGCCGCTGCCTGCAAACCACCGCCTCCCGCATCTTTCCCCGGCACTTCCAGAGGATTGAAATCTTTCCTCCTGCTGCCAATTGCCGCAACACTGAAGTCTT GATCACGCTGAAGAACAATAACAAAGTGTGTCTGGACCCTGAGGAACTGTGGGTCCAGAAAATCATCAAGAAATTACAAAATCG CAGCACTAAGTCTCCCATCCCAACCTGA